CGGGAGCGTGCGCGACGACGGCTTCTGGTGGGCCAACCCCTTCACCGGCAAGGTGGCCGTCAGCCTGCGGGTGCGCAACTTTAACTCCGACGTGCTCAAGGTCAACGACAAGCACGGCAACCCCATCGAGATCGGCACCGTGGTGGTCTGGCAGGTGGTGGACACGGCCAAGGCCGTCTTCGACGTGGACGACTACGAGGAGTTCGTCCGGGTGCAGGTCGAGACGGCCATCCGGGCGCTGGCGAGCCGCTACCCTTACGACGCCGAGGAGCACGAGCTCTCGTTGCGCGGCAGCCCCGACGCGGTGGCCCAGGCCCTCACCGACGAGGTGCAGGAACGGCTCAAGGTGGCCGGGGTGAAGGTGCTCGAAGCCCGCATCAGCCACCTCGCCTACGCGCCGGAGATCGCCCAGGCGATGCTGCGGCGCCAGCAAGCGCAGGCCATCATCTCGGCGCGCCGCCTCATCGTGGACGCGGCGGTGGGGATGGTGCAGCAGGCGCTCGAGCACCTGGAGCGCCAAAACGTGGTCGCGCTCGACGAAGAAAAGAAGGCCGCCATGGTCAACAACCTGATGGTGGTGCTGACCGGCGACCAGTCGGCGAGTCCGGTGATTAATACCGGAACCCTTTACGGTTAAGCAGGAGGTAAGGGTGTGGGAGGTAGGAGGTAGGAAGCCCGTGCAGA
This genomic stretch from Oceanithermus profundus DSM 14977 harbors:
- a CDS encoding SPFH domain-containing protein — protein: MKQIAEKPAFKINGFAMLLVVLALLVFSGWEGWRFFAEITLRTNWGALAWSTLALIAFFLLVPGFFTVQPNRAKVLIFFGKYTGSVRDDGFWWANPFTGKVAVSLRVRNFNSDVLKVNDKHGNPIEIGTVVVWQVVDTAKAVFDVDDYEEFVRVQVETAIRALASRYPYDAEEHELSLRGSPDAVAQALTDEVQERLKVAGVKVLEARISHLAYAPEIAQAMLRRQQAQAIISARRLIVDAAVGMVQQALEHLERQNVVALDEEKKAAMVNNLMVVLTGDQSASPVINTGTLYG